The following DNA comes from Argonema galeatum A003/A1.
GTCCGTTGCCGGTGAGGACGCAAACCACAGTTGCCCCGGTTGGGATCTGGTCTTTAACTTTCAGCATCCCAGCTACGGAAGCTGCACTGGCGGGTTCGCAGAAAATTCCTTCGTGAGAAGCTAGCAGGCGATAAGCGTCCAAAATTTCCTCATCTGTGACGGCTGCGAATGACCCAACGCTTGCTTCTTGAGCTGCGATCGCTCTTTCCCAATTTGCTGGGTTGCCGATGCGAATAGCAGTTGCTACCGTTTCTGGGTCTGCCACCGCCTTACCAGTCACGATGGGAGCCGCGCCTGCGGCCTGAAATCCCATCATGCGCGGCAAGCGATCGCATTTCCCCTCTTGATGGTATTGACAAAACCCCATCCAATATGCAGTTATATTTCCGGCATTTCCGACGGGGATACAAAGCCAATCGGGTGCGTCACCCAGGGCATCTACCACCTCAAAAGCCGCCGTTTTCTGGCCTTCCAGTCGGTACGGATTGACTGAGTTTACCAATGTAACCGGGTAGCTTGCCGCCATTTCGCGCACAATTTTGAGCGCTTGGTCAAAATTTCCTTTAATTGCCAGCACTTCTGCGCCGTAAAGCAAAGCTTGCGCTAACTTACCCAGGGCCACATAACCATCGGGTATCAGCACAAACGCCCGCATTCCGCCGCGCCGCGCATAGGCAGCTGCTGAAGCCGAGGTATTGCCGGTGCTGGCACAGATGACTGCTTTGGCACCTGCTTCCTTAGCTTTAGAGATAGCCATAGTCATCCCCCGGTCTTTGAAACTGCCGGTGGGATTGAGGCCGTCAAACTTGACAAAAACTTGCACCTGTCTGCCAATCAGAGATGCGATCGCCGGAATGGGAATCAGGGGGGTATTACCCTCCAGCAGGGTAATAACCGGCGTAGTTGACGTTACTGGCAGATACGGACGGTACGCTTCGATCAGACCAGGCCAGCTTTTTAGCTTAGATTCAGCAGGGTACAGACTTACAGTCACAACAGATAAATAACGGGAATTAAACTATACTCCGGGTACACCTTAGTTTAGCGTGGATAGTCGGAGCAAAATAACGATTTTATAGATGTTCCCACTTCACTGTTCATAATATCTCCTCTGCCCCTCTTCCCCTCTTCCCGTTCGACTGAGCGTCTCCGCACTGAGCTTGCCGAAGTGTCACGCC
Coding sequences within:
- the thrC gene encoding threonine synthase; its protein translation is MTVSLYPAESKLKSWPGLIEAYRPYLPVTSTTPVITLLEGNTPLIPIPAIASLIGRQVQVFVKFDGLNPTGSFKDRGMTMAISKAKEAGAKAVICASTGNTSASAAAYARRGGMRAFVLIPDGYVALGKLAQALLYGAEVLAIKGNFDQALKIVREMAASYPVTLVNSVNPYRLEGQKTAAFEVVDALGDAPDWLCIPVGNAGNITAYWMGFCQYHQEGKCDRLPRMMGFQAAGAAPIVTGKAVADPETVATAIRIGNPANWERAIAAQEASVGSFAAVTDEEILDAYRLLASHEGIFCEPASAASVAGMLKVKDQIPTGATVVCVLTGNGLKDPDTAIKHCRNQFKAGVEPVLSAVAEAMGF